In Thiofilum sp., the genomic window TGTCCAATACTCCACTGCACAATACGCTGGAAGGCTGCATTATTCACTATGGTAGGTAACCAAGGACGAAAATGGCGATTAAACCCACCGTGCACTTTGTTGTAATGGCTACTTTGATAATGTGGCTCATACGGTAATAAAGTTAAACGCCCTTTACGCCAATGAAACACCGAATAACGGCGCAGGCGATAACTACCCCCATCGCGTAAAAAGGGATCTACACAAAGCTGATTCCAACTCTTAGCAAAACGCTGGTACGCATTAGCACAAAACTGCACTAATTGGTGCTGGAGTGGGTTGTTGTCACCGATTGCTAATTGATAACCGGCTTGCTGTAATAACTGCTTCACGATCTCTCTACTAAATAAAACTGTGGATCTAGGTTAATAGTTAAGCGTACAAGCCCTCCAGTGTTACATCTTACTGGAAGAGTCTAGGCGGCATGGATGCCGCCTTGAAGCGTACAGGGACGTATTCACAGCGTCTCTGGAAGTAAGATGTAACACTGGAGGGCATTTCCAGAATAAGACTAAGCAGGCAATTGAGCAATGAGTACCGCTCGTTTGGGTGCTGGATAGCCTTCTATGGTTTTATTATGATCAGTTGGATCAAGAAAATCCGCCAACGACTCAAAACGCATCCACTCGGTACGTCGTTGTTCTTCAAGACTGGTCTGCCCCACATCTACCGTGCGAATCGCCACGAACCCAAGGCGGCGTAACCATAACTCTAATAACGCTGTGGAAGGAATAAACCATACATTGCGCATTTTACCATAGCGATCTTCCGGCATTAATACCGTGCGCTCATCCCCTTCTACCACTAAGGTTTCCAATACCAACTCGCCCCCCGCTCGTAATACACCTTTTAATTCCAGCAAGTGCTGTAAAGGCGAGCGACGATGATATAGCACTCCCATAGAAAATACCGTATCAAACCCTTCACCTTCTTTGAGGATGGGCAAATCTTCGCTTTTTAGCGGTAAGTAATAGACGGGTTCATAAGGCAAATAGTGCCGCACACATTGAAATTGCATGAGAAAAAACAGACTAGGATCAATGCCAATGACTAGCTTCGCACCCGCTCCACGCATACGCCACAAATGATACCCACTACCACAACCTACATCTAAAATAGTACGCCCAGTTAAATCACTTAAATGCGGTAGCACACGCTGCCATTTCCAATCGGAACGCCATTCGGTATCGATATAAGTACCGAATAAATTAAACGGTCCTTTGCGCCAAGGAATAAAGGTTTCTAGGCTCTGACGTAATACGACCTGCTGCTCTGGACTTAGATCTTGCGCTTGACCCATTTGAATAGCAGCCGCATTCAAATCAACTATTGATGGTGTACTTGGCGGCAATTGGGCTAAAGCTTGTAACCATTCCTCACGTTTACCGTGAGGAGCATTGAGCACTTCATTAATTTGCACGGGCAGTTGAGTTCGCCATTGCTCAGCCCAAGGTAAAGCGCTTAAAGCTTGGTCGAC contains:
- the cmoB gene encoding tRNA 5-methoxyuridine(34)/uridine 5-oxyacetic acid(34) synthase CmoB; its protein translation is MDLQAYFNAVDQALSALPWAEQWRTQLPVQINEVLNAPHGKREEWLQALAQLPPSTPSIVDLNAAAIQMGQAQDLSPEQQVVLRQSLETFIPWRKGPFNLFGTYIDTEWRSDWKWQRVLPHLSDLTGRTILDVGCGSGYHLWRMRGAGAKLVIGIDPSLFFLMQFQCVRHYLPYEPVYYLPLKSEDLPILKEGEGFDTVFSMGVLYHRRSPLQHLLELKGVLRAGGELVLETLVVEGDERTVLMPEDRYGKMRNVWFIPSTALLELWLRRLGFVAIRTVDVGQTSLEEQRRTEWMRFESLADFLDPTDHNKTIEGYPAPKRAVLIAQLPA
- a CDS encoding 2OG-Fe dioxygenase family protein, with amino-acid sequence MKQLLQQAGYQLAIGDNNPLQHQLVQFCANAYQRFAKSWNQLCVDPFLRDGGSYRLRRYSVFHWRKGRLTLLPYEPHYQSSHYNKVHGGFNRHFRPWLPTIVNNAAFQRIVQWSIGQFGAQALQHTWRIQAHQFRILARAHEAGKPTPEGVHKDGADYILVMLLDRQNIVGGESQLFDNAMQPLEQATLSQTGDLVLINDAKVYHGVTEIQPQKTASPAWRDVLVLTFHKKD